A region of the Notolabrus celidotus isolate fNotCel1 chromosome 18, fNotCel1.pri, whole genome shotgun sequence genome:
TTCTCTTGTTTGTCATTGCAGTCCCTGCACAGGCTTTGGTCTGCATCCGTCTTACTGTCTTGGTGTTCAGAGTCTTTCTCCAGCAGATACATCACCACGATCGTCTCCAGAAGGCTCATCAGCATCAAACCAAAAACCCCGATACAGTAAATTGCTATAGAGAGAAATAAGCTTTATAAATGCATAGTTTataaagtacttttaaaaaaggtcaaagtCTTTGCTTCTTTACCTATGAGAGGAATCTTGTCTGAAGAGGAAGGCAGAATTTCATTCAGAATAAGTTGCATCACTGTGACAGCGAGCAGCACAGTGACCTTGAAGCTGAGcttctcaccccctctctctgagATCATGAAGGAGGCCAAATCCAGACACAAGAACAACAGGACAGGTACTATGAAGTTGACAATGTAGAGCACTGATCGCCTCTGCATGGTGATCTGTGAAATTACATTCAAGGGTCAGCTGGTTGAAAGATATGCATGACAAAACTAATTATACCTTTTCACAACCTTGACTGTGTTTGGcttcatttgaataaaaaaatggcTTTATCAAATTATTACATCAGCAGGcactgtgtgtacatgtgtgggGAAGGGGGAAGGGAAGTTGTCATCAACCTTCAGGTCTAAGGCCATGACTCTCCAGCAATGACGAGCAGTGGAATGCTACCTCAGGTTTGGAGCTGAGTTTCAGACAAAAGCAGAGGAGCACCAGGATCTCATGAAGGAGGGTAATTAAGTTAGATGAAGTGGGTTGGTGCCGTCAAAAGTGATGCAGGCATTGAACAGAACTGTTGCAGTGAAGAGAGCGCCAAGttggaaggcaaagctttcagtTCACCAGTCAATCATTGAATGAGACTGTGGATACAAGCAGGCAAAATAAGTGAGCTAAGACTTGCAGGAAGGTTAATGATCTTGGACACTCATGACAACTCATAGAAGAGTCGCTGCTACTTCACATAGAAAGAAGAAAGCTGAGGTGGTCTTGGCATCTCGGTGCCTTCACACCATACGCGAACGATCGCGCTATTCGCGTGAATACGGACGcaagatttttttgtgtttactcgcgaATGAATGAGTCCCTTCATTCACGCCATTCGCGTCGCTCAATTTGCGTGATACGCGCCACCAGACCTCTACTTGCGTCTACTCGCGCCTCTACATAGACTTAACATGTAATTCATTCGagaaaatgattttattcgcgtttggtgtgaacgcaccgtAAGGATCTTCCTTTAAAGGGAAGACATTGCTGGAGGACAAGAGGAGCAGGAATCAGAGAGCTGTCCTGTGCTCCAGCAGAGGCAACACCATTGGGATCCCTATGTTACATTCCTGGCCCAGATCCCAGAGCCTTCCCCTTCAACGTGGCTGTACAAAAACATGGCAAGGTAGCAGTTGTAGTTCTGAAAGAGAGCGCAGCATTGGCCCCAGGCCCTAATAGGATACCCTATAAGCTTTATTGGAACTGCCTGATGGTCCTGTTGAATCTGAGTGGCAAAAAGCTGTAACAGTTTTCATACGGGTTGGTGTCAGATGTAGACATTGCTATGGGATTCTCTCTCACCCCTATCTTGTTTTCCTGGTGTTCAAGATCATCTTTACGAGAGCAAGACAAACAATTAAGGAGGTGAATCAGGCTAGAGGCTGTCACCAGTGAGGGGCTATATGGACAACATCACCACCATACTCCAGACAACAGTATATTCAGAAAGACTGCTGAAGGGAATTCAAAAGCTGGTGAAGGAGCATGAGTTACTGCTTTACACTCATCATCACACTTAGTGTTCATGAAAATAGGGCCTCTCATCCTGAATAACTAGATTCTTACTCTTCTAATCATTGCTGGATTATTGTGGAGTGTCAGAGCATTACATCCTtgtacaatgtaaaaaaaatataagacATCATTGAAATACTTCTGCATAGTTGTTATTATTTGTGACACTTAGTAggttataaaaatgtttaacttcCACTTCTATCATGTGTAAGTTGAAATACTTACAGTGGCAACAACTGTGCTCTGATTGATGTAAAAATTGACGATAGTCTGGTTGGTTAATGTAATGTTGATGAAAAGCCAGTCGGACTGGGATTTCATCACCTCTTTAGCCTGTTCTGTTGCCATCTTGGAGTCACCATATAGTTTAAACTGTATATGTTGAGCTGAGgtaggagagaaaaacagaaccgctcataaaagaaacactgattgtgtttgctGGGGTGACAGGAAAGTTATTAATGCTCAAACAGGTACACAAACTGACAGACATGCAAACACGTGAACATCTTATATCAACTattaaaacatgacaacatagaTTAATGCTTACCAAAGGTTCAAATAATCTATTTTCTGCACAAACTGTTCTTCTGCACAGACTCAACTAAAAACATCCTCATTTCATGAAAGACACTAATGTGTTTATAGAGGCTGTTTTTAACATGGTTAGATATTATCGCCTGTGCTTAAAAGCCTTCAACAAAATGTCTCACTTCTCAAACTTCAACACAAACATGCTCATAAACACAACTCATCACACTGTTACCTTTGTGTAAGACAGACTTGAAGGTGAGGTTGCAGCTCTGAGTGTCGAAGGGGAATTTGTAAACTTGCATCCTGCAAGTTGTGATCAACACCATGTCATTCCTAAGTAGGATGTTCCCAAAGTATCCCACGTTGAGAAAGGGACTCTGAGTGGCCTTGTCCTTCTCTGTCCTGAATGGAAACACATTCATGTaggttttcaaattattttcacatttgttttatCTGCAATAACACATAACTAAACATACTGTAAAATACACAGTATCCAATAGAGCATGCCATCTAACTTCAAAATCTCTGCCTACTTACTGCTTGTGGACATTTTTTGCATTCAAACAAATGACAGTGGCATTGTGTCTCCCATTGTTTTCTCAGGTTTGGAAACATGTCACTAGGGATCTATCATTACCTTTAATTGTATGTTATTAATTTTGTTCTTTGAATAGaatatgtctttattttcattgtacttGGTACAACCAAATTGAAAAgttataagttatattttcagtcatttttgcctctatttgataggacagctgacgagagacaggaaatgtggggagcactGAGTGGTGGAAGAGAACATGTGTTACTCAGAGAACATGTATGTTGAACATGTGTATACCGTCCTGGATGAAACTATAAGTCTTCCAGGCAAAAAGTGAAATTTTCTGTCAGTTGCAGTGGTGCAGAGCAAAGGGAGGCCACCACAGGGACCATTCCATGCATGCCCGTCATCCTTTGTGGCCTCAGATCGGGTACAGCAAAAATGGCAGACACCGGTGAAAATGATGACCAGAGAGCCAGTTATAAAATTGTCCATGCTCCAGCAGCTTTTAATCTGACATGTGGTGGCATTTTCCCAAGTCAAAAATGTGACAGGAGAAAAGGTGACATAAATACAATATTCAGACACTTTCAGACTGAGGTGACTTACACATCAGGCAATACGAGTAATTTGAGAAGCCACTTGGCAAATTGCTCCTCTGAAAAGATTCAAGAAGATTGGATGAAAAAATTCTGCCAGGCTCTAAAGGAAGTGTTTGCAGCCTCAGTTCCACATAACAGTGCAAGAGCTAAAGAGATAATGTATCTCTGAATATCAAGCCAAAGACCTACAGACGTCTTCTGTGGTCGACAACAAAAGATTCAGAATGTTAGTCAACACGCTGGAGTCCCAGTTTAAATTCCCAACACGACCATACTTTAGTCAAACACTATTACCAGCTCTGTACAAAGACACAGAGGCTGAAGTTATGCAGCGCCTCAAGCAAGCAGAGTGTGTCTCACTCACTACAGATGGGTGAACTTCACAACTACTCAGCTACATTACTAACCTCACTAACACAACAGCATTTTTCTTTAACTCtacatttgtcttttttaaatattgtaatgAATACCATACCGTAGACTTGTTATCAAGGTATTATCAAAACATGAGATTTTGATGTCATTAAATCCCAAACGTCAATGGATATATATTAATGGAAATGTTACCTTATGTGAGGGAGCAACGGCAGATATAACACCATTGTCCATTATTCAGTAACAAAGTTATAACTATAATTATCATAGTACTTCGTAGGTTGTACTGAGAATGAAGTGCAGATCTTTGCTTTCTTAGTGATACAGCTGACAAAAAACAGAGTaaacccataggaaaataaatttagagaggagatctcaaaagtgtttcatttatgtctcctagacaacaatgagatctgtttgaaagcaaaatgagactatagcttatgtctcctgtttcttattcttgccttcagaaaaaaagttgtaagaAGTCTCAGcgtagtctccctttcagttcagagggagatctggtctaaatctgaaatgaCTCTCAGGTATTTcccaagtgttgtgactccttttgagctcaggtggagaaatcagggagctctctcaactgtctcaatctaacctcatccatttgtttttgtcagactcagtttttgtgtctcaagctgagctcagatggagcaaagaaagagcctgagctcatcttttcatgaacatttatagtgccctgcaaaattaagatttcaatgtaattgtccacaaacttacaattctcattaaaacatttgaaccacttcaagatcagttatttagatgtgaaatgatctcttctttgacttcacagtatggtccttcctttacaagtctgtttggaacaaaacaacttcacaaagatttagtggatttgagagaaactgcaaaagatagagatttcataccaggtatgacagaccatttatttaaaatatgggccgctaaaagggctgaccagatttaaccagattattacaattcaaGGGATTGATTGGCAGAAGCGCAGGTCGctaataagactcatgtcatggtctcaactatttctcctagtgaattttaggagaaactaatgagaaacaaaggagaacaatttgaaacttgaatgaggctgaagtgagaatctcaattttgtctccagaggcttagaagagaaagccttaggcagtaaaattttcctctgggaataTTTTGTATGTGTGGCAACCAATTTCATTTTTGGTATCTACTGGTTGGCAAGGCTGTGTGCAGTATTATTATGAAGTGCCAGCAGCCAGTGAATCCGTCATGGTGCAAAGATTTGAGAGGAGGTTGTTGATCCTTACTTGACTCAGGATATTTTTTGAAGGGTGTAAAGAAAACTGGAGCTACACCTAAACCTTAACATGTTCTTTGAGAGTGAAGCACAGTTTGAAGGTTCAGGGGGAGCCTGTTTTTATTACCTCAGCTGAGATAATCAAGCAGCTTCAAAGAAGAAAGGCCCCAGGAGTGGATGAGATGTGGTAACTGTATCCCCAGTTACTCTCGTGACTGTATGCAGATTTGTGAATGTGTAAGTATGCATACAAATTCAGATTTACATCTCTTCAACGGTTAAATCTGGCTTCCAGAACAGTTTAGTAGGGAGATCAATTTCGCCAATTCCACAGAAGTCCACTGGGTTCCACTGAATGTATTCATCTGTCCACATCTTCAGAGAGATAGAACAAAAACAGTCAATTCCAGAGCTGAGTAAGAAGTGGAAATGAATTCAATGGAAACTTTTTTATTCCTCAAAGAGAACTCACCATGTCAACCCAAACATAAGAAACAAATATCTGTTCCTTTTCACGCTGTGGGAAAATAAATATGGATGAAAATCTTTCTAAATTCTGCGTTTATGTCAGTATGATACAGTACAGGGTTCAGGTTCAGCCCAGATGAATGTCataataattatagtaataataattaaacaaatatAATCTATATTATGATCTACTAGATAAATggggaaaaagtacatttgaatAACAATCAGCTACTTACCACATCTAGAATGGCATAGAGAAGTACATCCAGCGTTACCACTGTGGGTTTTGAGTGGTTCTTGGCAGGCCGGGTCATGATgaacttctctctttttttgtccaaATATAGGTGCTCAAATAGATCCTGGTAGGTCTTGTTACAGGAGTGTACTACAAGGAAAACATCAAGAACATATATGGCAttgttacagtcagtaaacaATCTAGactttgagttattttttgtttttgtgctgtaGGAACtacactaaaatgttaaataatttccaagtgtggattttttttgggCTAGTATTAtttacaacaaaacacagatcaATATGTTTATTTAAGCCAGTGGTGTGTGAAGTTTCTGGGAGCACTTTTGTTCAATACATGGGAGTGAACGAACAACTTCATGAGCtgtttaaataacaaataatatcATATTGGTTATCAGTTACAGCTGTGTCAAGCAACGTAGATAAAAtacataacatttgttaaaaataactctaaaggaaatatatatatatattttttttttttaattaaataaaaaaataaactcaagTACAAATTTAATTTAAGTAAAATCAGGAAATACTCTTtaattaaagtttattttaagaagagatttaaaataaatcccTGACTAAGCAGACCTGATCACTTACTTTCATTTTTCTGCATTCAGTGCATTTTCGATTTACTTTTTGTttaccctcctcttcctttcaAATTTTGCACTTTTATCTTTCTCCTGTGTCTTATACCTTCCTGATGAGGGAGAAGCTTGACTTTTCCCAGTGACTGTAGCTCTCCTTTCTTTGAACATTCCTCGACTTATAAGTTTGATTTTTGCATATTCAAAACCAGTGTAAGACTCTGAGGTCAATGAGAATTTTCCCAGCACTCTCCCAGACAAAAGAATTATGACCACTTTACCAAATGACTCAATAAACTATACTCATGGTGAAATTCCTGTAGTTTAAAGACTCTAATCATTAAAGctacaaaaaaaatcctcatccATGTACTACTGTGCACTATACAGTATCATAACTGAGTGGTTGTTTACATACCGTCATCTGagctttgattggctgttggttGATTCAACTCTGGTGGCTTTGTGAAGTTCGACAGAAATTCCCCTtaaaaacaaggaaacacaGGCTTTTCATTTCAGACACTCGTCTCCTGCTGTACATGAAACCATAGACAGCTTTTTAGTTTTCATATTTAGAAAAGACTAACTTTGAGAGGGGGCAGTTGAATAAAGGACCtcttcatttcttcatttcaaaTATGTGTATATTGACTGGCATTAATCCTTAAAAACAATCTCAGTCTAGGGGTGAAAGTAAATAGTGGGGATGATGGTTGCAGTGATGGTGATAATAATAAGTGTTGTTATTGCTATTATTGCTATTGTTTtggttatcattattataattattaatgtCACCATTGTCATTATTTTATCGTTATTGTGGTCactatctttttttaaagttatatttttgggcttttacacctttaatgatagaggagaggacagtggatatgGTAAGAAACCGGGAAAGAGTCggggaatgacatgctggaAAGGGGCCAGGCTGGAGTTGAACGTGGGCCGGCCAGTATATGGGTGCgcaattaaattcaaatttgcGCCCATCATGGTCACTATCATTGTTGCTATCATTATTTCATCACCGGACTGTTATTATGGCTATATATACAACAATTTGTATTtatcctccatactgccacacccgtccgcaccctcagatcctcctcctccatccacctcactgtcccccctgctcgccttgttaccatgctctggaactctctcccacctgacctctgtAACAcccccacattttaaatccaaactcaaaactcatctgtttaaactggcttactccatctgaccacaactccactgtcccttcacttaaaactttttaaattgtgttttatttactgtttgttatttaaactctgtttgtttttaatgttgtaaggtgaagAAAAGctcctataaataaaatgcattattatcattattataattcattattattattgtcattgttataattacatttatttttattataacttctacttttattattaatagcatattattattactttgattgttattattacttattttattaatattactatTGTAAAGATTAttctttttataataataataataataataataataataataataataataataataataatacttactCCTATTTTCTAGCCATGAACATTCAATAAAACAATACTTTGTTTGTTCCTGCTAGTCACCAAAACATCCTTCCACCTCTGCCACATTGCAcggctcagatcctctctctcctcctctgctgcagaaaccctcatccacgccttcataacctcctgACTCGACTATTGCAGCAGCATCCTTTACGtccttccctccactgacctccagaACTAAGCTGCCCAgttactcactcactcccgctccagagcccacatcacacccatccttcagcacctccactggctccctatacagcaccaaatccacttcaagatcctgctcatcacctacaaagctctcaaTAACCTTgacccctcatacctgaccgacctcctcaaacgccactccctgTCTCGCCGCCttagatcatcagatgccaacctcttGTCCTTTATCATCAAATCCAAGCaccacaccttgggggacagagcctttgccattgctgccccaattctctggaactctctccctccacacatatgcaactctgactcacttcagttatttaaaaaccacctcaagaccttcctgttcaaaaaagcatggaacacatgacctctactttcacccacctctgtctttgttctgttttatttatttgctttattttttctatatttatttctattattattttctgtaaagcgactttgaatACCAAGAAAAGCGCCATAAAAATCCTATcaactattattattagtattagaattattgttattattattattattagtagtagtagtagtatttatttattaatttgtatttatttatttgtattttttatttatatttattttttgttattctaataataataataataatacttactCAATTTCTTATTTGCCTACTCAACTacaaagtcattttttatttcatgtttggtCTATCTGTTTATTATTCCTTTAGCTTAATCCCTTCCTAAGATTTGTTTCTGGCATTTTCTCCCACTCAGTTACTCTCAAACCACAGTCCTATTTTCTAGCCATGAACattcaataaaacaatacatccCTATGTTTTGTCTGTTGTTTGTCTATACACCTGTAGTCGTGTCTTCCACATTGTCTTGTATATTGTATCCTGTAATGTCATGTCTCTCACCCGTCTTCTACCATTCTGCAGAATACAGAATTAGGACCACTTTACCAAATCACTCAATAAACAGTAATATAACTAAGTGGTTGTTTACATACCGTCATCTGagctttgattggctgttggttGATTAAACTCTGGTGGAGCTGTGAAGTTCGACAGAAATCCTCCtaaaaacaaggaaacacaGGCTTTTAATTTCAGACACTCATCTCCTGCTGTACATTAAAAATGGGGACagccttttttcattttttaaataaaaaaaagatgaacttAGAGAGGGGGGGCAGTTGGATAAGGGACCAAAGGTAATTAATGAATCATCTCATAAGACTCACAACCTACAAATTCAATCAATTTTCTCTTTTGGGATCCTGAAGACACATTTTCAGATATTGTATTAATGTTACCATCGCTCTTCTAATTAAAGTTCACCCTTGACTTGAAGTCCAATGGGGTTTCCCCGCACAGGCTCCAATCCTGTTCATAATGCCGAATTGGCTGTGGGTCTGAGGagatcaagattttttttttccaaatgcaTAATTATCCATAGTCTTACAGAGCAACCAGCCTGCTTTGACAGAATCACTGCTTATATAGATATTCTCATCTCCATCCTTAGACCCTCCTCACTTCATTTTTACCCTGTTTGGTAAAGGTTTTGATCTGATTGTGATCCCAAGTGTTCAGCCAAATGTTATCTTTTCCATTGTTCACATCCAGAACCAATCATCTCTGCCTTCCACTCCCATCTCTTGAAAACCTCTTACTTAAGCTTTGTCAACAGGTTGCAGCACACACAGGAAGCCTGGAGTGTTAAATAGATTAAATCagttacagaggagaggactcGAAGGGCCAGTCAACCTTCTGATCCTTAAACAGTTTTCTGCGACATTGTTAAAAGAGTTGTTTAATTTAATCAACAAGCAGCAGGAATGATCAGTAATAATATTTGTAGCCAAACTCGTAGATCTGTAAAGCTTCATGTATCAGACTGACTTATTGTAGATTACCTGTGATGAGGAGCAAAAAGAGGAAAGCTGCAATCATGATTGCTGAAGGTCCAAAAAGTCAACGAGCAGTCCAGTCCTCTGTGTTGTCAGTAAATGTTTGTTGTAGAACTGATATCATCGCCTAATACTGAATGAGGGCAGGGCAAGTTCAACGATCAACCCCCCACCTTTTTAGTTGTTCTGGGAACTCCTATTATCCTCAAGGGGCCTGTGGGTGaattaatttctctatcagagcACAAGTTGTTTACGTCTTCCTTCCACTTATGTAGCTGGTCAGTTACAGTACTTTCCTGTATAATCTTCCAAGATTTCTAAGGAACTATTCAATTATCTCCCTTTTCTTGCCCAACATCATCCTAGTGGTAAAGTTTGAAGTGAAAGGCACTTCTGAGTCTGACCATTTCTCTTTTAGCTTTTTGCAGTAATGGTGATATAATGGGTATTACAAAATGGAAAGGGATCACACGCATGAACGAATGTTCACTTGCTATGACCCCCGTATCCACCTCTAACAAGCTGGTGTTGCAATACTCAACTTATGTCTCTGCACAAGACAAGAGAAAGACATTTCTGAGAGAAGACACAactgaaataaagacattaagGCTATAACAGactaaaatcaatacaaaaatatacacTGTATATGAATTCAAAAGACAATTGAAAGGCAACGAAAAGAGGACCTTTCATAAAAGCGAATCTGCGTTTTAGGAAGCTGTTGAAACAATGTCAGTGATTCCACAGCCATATCCAAAGCCTAAATATAAGCCAGAAAAGTAATAACTTTGGTCAGACCCTGTACCATTTTGATAAAA
Encoded here:
- the LOC117830524 gene encoding 5-hydroxytryptamine receptor 3A-like, which gives rise to MIAAFLFLLLITGGFLSNFTAPPEFNQPTANQSSDDGEFLSNFTKPPELNQPTANQSSDDVHSCNKTYQDLFEHLYLDKKREKFIMTRPAKNHSKPTVVTLDVLLYAILDVREKEQIFVSYVWVDMMWTDEYIQWNPVDFCGIGEIDLPTKLFWKPDLTVEEMTEKDKATQSPFLNVGYFGNILLRNDMVLITTCRMQVYKFPFDTQSCNLTFKSVLHKAQHIQFKLYGDSKMATEQAKEVMKSQSDWLFINITLTNQTIVNFYINQSTVVATITMQRRSVLYIVNFIVPVLLFLCLDLASFMISERGGEKLSFKVTVLLAVTVMQLILNEILPSSSDKIPLIAIYCIGVFGLMLMSLLETIVVMYLLEKDSEHQDSKTDADQSLCRDCNDKQEKVKCQNCFRDIKKWTHCLFPCDASPGEMPSELLPVSNEASSSHLTEDSYYSEKEGMKALSLPLSSTEEERQTGYWERMTKKINRVFFIFHITSASLFLAFMSYSWIKEDLE